DNA sequence from the Asticcacaulis sp. AND118 genome:
TGCGGTGCGCCGCGCGCAGCTTGGCCGAACGGGCGCGCGGATTGACGCTCAGTTCGGCTTCGGACGGGGCGACAGCCCTGGCCTTGTCGAGGCGATAGGTCGGCGCGGGGCCGGACTGCATCTGCGGCGCGTGGCGCGATCCCGACGGCGTGCGCCCGGCGCGCTCGGCCAGGAAGGACTTGACCATACGGTCTTCGAGCGAATGGAAGGTGACGACCGCCAGCACGCCCTCGGGCTTCAACAGACGCTCGGACATTTCCAGCGCGGCTTCCAGTTCGCCCAGTTCGTCGTTCACGGCGATGCGCAGGGCCTGAAAGGTCTTGGTGGCCGGATGCACCTTGTCGCCACGACGGCCGCCCACGGCCTTTTCGACCACAGCGGCGAGGTCGAGCGTCCGCGCGAAGGGCTCTTCCTTGCGGCGCTTGACGATAGCGGCGGCGATGGCGCGCGATCTGTGCTCCTCGCCGTAAAGCCAGATAATATGGGCGATGTCGACCTCGGCCCAGTCATTGACGATGTCGGCAGCGCTCAGGCCGTCCACCGCCATCCGCATGTCCAGCGGCCCGTCGCGCATGAAGGAGAAGCCGCGATCCGCCTCATCGAGTTGCATGGAGGAGACGCCGATATCCAGCACGATAGCATCGACCTGATCGACCCCAAGTTCGGCCAGCCCCTCGACCATCTCAGAGAAGGGCCGATTGACGAAGCGGAAGCGGTCGGGGAAGTCGCCGCGCACGCCGTCCACGAACGGCAGGACGCGGGCGTCGCGATCGAAGGCGATGACCTCGGCCCCGCGCTCCAGGAAGGCGCGCGTATAGCCGCCGGCGCCGAAGGTGCCGTCGACCACCACGCGGCCGGCCTCGGGCGCGACGGCGGCGACGACTTCGTTCAGCAGGACGGAGATGTGCGGGGCTTCGCTCCCAAATTCGCTCATAGGCCCAGCTCCGTCAGCACGCCGGACAGTTCGGCCTCCTGCGTCGCCAGATGGGCGGCGTAGGCGTCGGGGTTCCAGATCTGGAAACGGTCGTAAAGCCCGACCAGCAGCACGGCGTCCTTCAGCCCGAACTGCTCGCACAGGCCGTCCGGCAGGGTCATCCGACCGGCGGAATCGAAATTCAGGCGCGCCATGTCGCCGAAGATGCGCGCTTCGAGGATGCGGCGCGGGGCGGAACCGAAGGGCTGCGCATCGACGATCTTTTTGTAATGGGAGAAGAACTGCGCGCCGCCGCACTCGACACAACCCAGGGATTTAAGTGCGAAGGCATAGAGGCCGTCAAAGCCATCGAGCCCCTCGAACGACACCAGCGCAGCCGCACGGAAGTCCTGCGGGACCA
Encoded proteins:
- the rsmH gene encoding 16S rRNA (cytosine(1402)-N(4))-methyltransferase RsmH, coding for MSEFGSEAPHISVLLNEVVAAVAPEAGRVVVDGTFGAGGYTRAFLERGAEVIAFDRDARVLPFVDGVRGDFPDRFRFVNRPFSEMVEGLAELGVDQVDAIVLDIGVSSMQLDEADRGFSFMRDGPLDMRMAVDGLSAADIVNDWAEVDIAHIIWLYGEEHRSRAIAAAIVKRRKEEPFARTLDLAAVVEKAVGGRRGDKVHPATKTFQALRIAVNDELGELEAALEMSERLLKPEGVLAVVTFHSLEDRMVKSFLAERAGRTPSGSRHAPQMQSGPAPTYRLDKARAVAPSEAELSVNPRARSAKLRAAHRTVHPPFSAPSKASPSRRAVR
- a CDS encoding division/cell wall cluster transcriptional repressor MraZ, producing MFLSTHEKQLDAKRRLLVPQDFRAAALVSFEGLDGFDGLYAFALKSLGCVECGGAQFFSHYKKIVDAQPFGSAPRRILEARIFGDMARLNFDSAGRMTLPDGLCEQFGLKDAVLLVGLYDRFQIWNPDAYAAHLATQEAELSGVLTELGL